The Pelagibacterium halotolerans B2 nucleotide sequence TCGTCTGGTGCCTTGGCATTTCCATCGCCATCATGCTGCCCATAAACATCGTCGCCGCAATCCTTGCCCGCCAGAACATGGACGCCCCGCCCGATGAGCGTGAGCGCGAAATCGATGCCAGGGCCAACCGGGCCGGCCTGATCCTGCTTGAAATCCTTATGGTCGGGATCATTCTTTCAAGCGGTTTCGTCAGCGATTTCGCCCGGCAGACCTATCAAGCCGATCCGGCCGGCGCGACGGCGATCATCTTGATAAATCTCACGCTTTTTGCCCTGGCCTTCTCGGCGCTGGTCCGCGAGATCATCCAGATCGTCCATTTCAGGATGCTCGACTGATGGCCCGCCCTCCGATCACCAACCAGATCCGCCGCCTGCGTTTCGAGCACAACGAGATGACCCAGCAGGAACTGGCCGACCGCATCGGCATGACCCGCCAGACAGTGGCGTCCATCGAACACAACAAATATTCCCCCTCCCTCGAAGCGGCCTTCCGCATCGCCGAAACCTTCGGCGTGCCCATTGGCGAGGTGTTTTTCTGGAAGGCCGGGGAGAGCGAAAAATGACGATTCCCACCACCATGAAAGCCGCCATCGTCACCGCTTATGGCGGGGCGCAAATGGTCGAAATCCAGTCCCGCCCGGTCCCGGCACCGCGCGAGGATGAAATCCTTATCAAAACAATCGTCACCACCGTCAATTCCGGCGATGCCCGCATGCGCGCCCTCGATGCGCCGGCGGGCATGAAAACCCTCATGCGCCTCGCCATCGGCATCACCCGCCCGCGCCAGCCGATCTTCGGCACCGAGATCGCCGGAACCGTCGTCGCCATCGGCCCCAAGGTTGCGCGCTTCGCCATCGGCGACGACGTGATCGCCTTCCCCGGCACCGGGCTCAGATGTCACGCCGAATATGTCGCCGTCTCCGAGCGCAAACCCATCGTCAAAAAGCCGCAAAACCTTTCCTTCGAAGAGGCTGCAGGCCTGTGCTTCGGCGGCACGACAGCCTTGCACTTCCTCCGCAAGGCAGACCTCAAACCCGGCGAGCATATCCTCGTCATCGGCGCCTCGGGCGCCGTCGGCTCGGCCATGGCGCAACTGGCAAGCCATTTCGGCGCCAGTGTCACGGCCGTAACAAGCGCCGCCAACGCCGATCTGGCCTTGAGCCTTGGCGCCGACACCGTCATCGATTACGCGACCACCGATTATACAGCCGTCTCGTCGGTCTATGATGTGATCGCCGACACCGTCGGCGCCTTCGATTTCCAGCGCTGCCTGAAAGCGCTCAAGCCCGGCGGGCGCTATCTGGGCATTGCCGGAGGGATCGGCGACATGCTGGCCCGCCCAA carries:
- a CDS encoding helix-turn-helix transcriptional regulator — encoded protein: MARPPITNQIRRLRFEHNEMTQQELADRIGMTRQTVASIEHNKYSPSLEAAFRIAETFGVPIGEVFFWKAGESEK
- a CDS encoding NAD(P)-dependent alcohol dehydrogenase — protein: MTIPTTMKAAIVTAYGGAQMVEIQSRPVPAPREDEILIKTIVTTVNSGDARMRALDAPAGMKTLMRLAIGITRPRQPIFGTEIAGTVVAIGPKVARFAIGDDVIAFPGTGLRCHAEYVAVSERKPIVKKPQNLSFEEAAGLCFGGTTALHFLRKADLKPGEHILVIGASGAVGSAMAQLASHFGASVTAVTSAANADLALSLGADTVIDYATTDYTAVSSVYDVIADTVGAFDFQRCLKALKPGGRYLGIAGGIGDMLARPKDGKRPIAGMAAERPEDVAFLADLAAKGEYRALVDQVFSFADIARAHARVDSKRKRGSVVVRVAE